The DNA region AGCGGACACCTTCATCTGCTCGGAGGGGATCAACTCGACCGTGGAGCGGTCCGCGGACAGCGTGCCGAGgatcttcttggtctccCACtcgatcttttcctcctcgcCGCCGATGTACGGGATGATGTTGTCGAGGATGTCGATGCCGGGCACGCCTGGCGAGAACCCTGCGCCCGAGATCGCCTGCAGCGTCGTTGTAGTCAACGCTTCGATCGGCCCGAATTTTTCGACAAGCGGCTTCAACGGCGCGACCAGACCCGCGGTGCTACAGTTCGAGATACACACGATGAACCCACGCTTCTTGGAAGCAACCATGTCGAGATGCTCGGGATTCACGATCGGCACCACCAGCGGCACGTCAGCGTCCCGTCTGTGGTTCTTGGCGTTCGACACGACCGCGAGCCCAGCCTCGACGAACTGTTTTTCGATCGCGCCCGCGTAGTCCGCGTCGAGACCCGAGAAAACCACGTCGCACTGCTGGAACAGCTCAGCTCTGCACTCGCACACTACAATCTGCTTCGCAAACTCGGGAAGCAGCTCGGTCTGCTTCCAGCTGACCGCGTCCACGTACTTCTTGCCGGCCGATCTGGGCGACGCCCCGAGCACACGCAGCTCGAAGTCCGGATGCTCCGCTAGCAGCAGGATGAATCTCTGGCCGACGGAGCCG from Torulaspora globosa chromosome 3, complete sequence includes:
- the HOM2 gene encoding aspartate-semialdehyde dehydrogenase (ancestral locus Anc_8.338) yields the protein MGEKKIAGVLGATGSVGQRFILLLAEHPDFELRVLGASPRSAGKKYVDAVSWKQTELLPEFAKQIVVCECRAELFQQCDVVFSGLDADYAGAIEKQFVEAGLAVVSNAKNHRRDADVPLVVPIVNPEHLDMVASKKRGFIVCISNCSTAGLVAPLKPLVEKFGPIEALTTTTLQAISGAGFSPGVPGIDILDNIIPYIGGEEEKIEWETKKILGTLSADRSTVELIPSEQMKVSAQCNRVAVSDGHTECISLKFKNRPAPSVEQVKKCLAEYVCDAYKLGCHSAPKQTIHVLEANDRPQPRLDRNRDAGYGVSVGRIREDPVLDFKMVVLSHNTVIGAAGAGILIAEILLAKKLI